Proteins from one Longimicrobiales bacterium genomic window:
- a CDS encoding phosphatase PAP2 family protein, which translates to MSIRVPAPAAVVLAAALLSACDTAPTEPTLASPSSVALHAPPVTLEWQQQARTLVAQRSMSPLAAARMFAGASLAAMRAVETVDASTPAPAASRANGYGPGGRSRYEARRGAVAGASARVLAWFVPTSATDLEALVVSQGEAGPGDMHPDFTRGVEIGRAAADAVIAHLMSDGFTAPWTGSVPVGPGLWTTSVLPPAGAMLGQVTPWFMTSGSQFRPAPPPAYLSPAFNADLAQVSAIAAGLTPQQRAIALAWAYGGGTYTPVGYWNELASTYVAADGLDEAEAAKVFGVMSASVFDALIAAFEAKYYYWTLRPHQANPAIVPVFPVPNYPAYPSGHGSVSGASARVLAHFFPQRATELNALRDDAAMSRIYAGIHFFFDMTAARTMSEQIADMVIESAQ; encoded by the coding sequence ATGTCGATCCGTGTTCCCGCCCCCGCCGCGGTGGTGCTCGCTGCCGCCCTCCTCTCCGCATGCGACACCGCCCCGACCGAACCCACCCTGGCCTCGCCGTCCAGCGTCGCGCTGCATGCGCCGCCGGTGACCCTGGAATGGCAGCAGCAGGCACGCACGCTCGTGGCACAGCGCAGCATGAGCCCCCTGGCCGCCGCGCGGATGTTCGCCGGCGCGAGCCTCGCCGCCATGCGGGCCGTCGAAACCGTGGACGCCTCGACGCCCGCGCCCGCAGCCAGCCGGGCGAACGGATATGGCCCGGGAGGCCGGAGTCGCTACGAGGCCCGGCGCGGCGCTGTCGCCGGTGCCTCCGCGCGCGTCCTGGCCTGGTTCGTCCCAACGTCTGCGACCGACCTGGAAGCGCTGGTCGTGAGTCAGGGAGAAGCCGGACCGGGCGACATGCATCCTGATTTCACGCGCGGTGTGGAGATCGGACGGGCCGCCGCGGACGCCGTCATCGCACATCTGATGAGCGACGGCTTCACGGCGCCGTGGACCGGCTCAGTGCCCGTCGGTCCGGGACTCTGGACGACGAGCGTACTCCCGCCGGCCGGTGCCATGCTCGGGCAGGTGACGCCGTGGTTCATGACGTCCGGCAGCCAGTTCCGCCCGGCGCCGCCGCCGGCGTACCTCTCGCCTGCGTTCAATGCCGACCTCGCCCAGGTGTCCGCGATCGCCGCCGGGCTCACACCGCAGCAGCGCGCCATCGCCCTCGCCTGGGCGTACGGCGGCGGCACGTATACGCCGGTCGGCTACTGGAACGAGCTGGCATCGACCTACGTCGCGGCCGACGGCCTGGACGAGGCCGAGGCGGCAAAGGTGTTCGGCGTCATGAGTGCATCGGTATTCGACGCACTCATCGCGGCCTTCGAGGCGAAGTACTACTACTGGACGCTGCGCCCGCACCAGGCGAATCCCGCAATCGTGCCCGTGTTCCCGGTGCCGAACTATCCGGCATACCCGTCGGGCCACGGCAGCGTATCGGGCGCGTCCGCACGCGTGCTCGCGCACTTCTTCCCGCAGCGCGCGACGGAGCTGAACGCGCTCCGCGATGATGCGGCCATGTCACGCATCTATGCGGGCATCCACTTCTTC